The genomic stretch TGCCTAACGAAACCGACCCGGCGAGCTACCGTATTCACACCAGCTATACCCGGGATACCGACGCCTGCGCCTCCTGCCATAGAACCCACACCGCCGTGGGACCGGGCTTGTTGCAATGGTACACCATATATGACACCTGCATGGCCTGCCACGACGGCACCGTCAAAACCACTTATAATGTTGTAGAAGGCAAAATAGCCGACACCGGCAGAAGGACCTCCGGTGGCAAATTCGGCCTCGGCAAGGAAAGCTACCTCTCCCGCCACAACGTAAAAGGAACCCTAAACATCGCCTCCGCTCCCGGGGGCTCTACCATAACCGTCTACGAAGAAAACGAAGACGGGTCTATAGAACCCGTAAGCTGGGGCATCCGGTTCGGCTGTGAAAGCTGCCATAACCCCCACGGGTTGGGCGGCAACGCCCGGATACTCAACCCCGACCCCAACGGCTGGGCCAGGCGCAACAAAAAAACCTACTACCCCCTGACCGCCGTAAACGAAGAAAGCACCGTATTTGTGGCGTATCCCGAACAAGACACCACCCGACTGCCCTATTACATGTTAACCGGTTATGAATACGGAGTAATCACGTACGTTTATGACGAATTTAACAACGTGGAAATAGCTCAACCAACCATAGACAACAGCCGGGGCTACACCAGAATAGTCTTCGATACTCCCCAGACCGGCAAACAAATAAAAGCAACCTTCTTCCCTTCCTTGAGAGTAATCATGGACATAGACGGATACCTGACCGCCAACGAAACCATAACCTACCAGGACGGCACCAGTGAATTCTGCGGCGCCTGCCACACCGACTACTACACGGCCTCAACCACCAAAACCAGCTCCGGTAGAATACTTACCGGAACTTACTCCAGAGTCTATCGGCACCAGATAGGCGTCAAAGATACAGAGAGCCCGTACGAATTCTCCGAACTGTTGAAATACGAAACAGACCAGGAACGAAACCGAAAACTGATCTGCCTTACCTGCCACACCGCCCACGGAGTAGATCAGGAATACTGGCAGCAAACCATAGACCCCGACCGGACCTATGGCGACTACTGGCAGCAAGAAGACCACACCAAAGAACTGGCAGGCTCTTCCGCCTTAAAACGCATGCCCAACATGGCCACCTGTGAAGCCTGCCACCAGAAAGCAGAAGCCAACGAAGGATACCTGGCCAATTCCGGCCAGAAAGACCCGGGATCAGTTTCCGGCAACACCGCCGACTACTTCACCCTAGAGGGAGCGGAATATGTCAGCGCCCAGACCTGTAAATTCTGCCACCGGAAAAGATACGACGAATGGAAAATCACCCTTCATGCTAACATGGTAAAGGAGGTAACCTCCCTAGACACCAGCGGCATCCTAACCACCGCCAAAGACAACTGGTCCGTAGAACTCAGCACCTACTACGGCCAACCCGAAGATGTAGCCTACACCCTTGGCTCCAAATGGAAGCAAATGTACGTTTTTAAAAACGGAACCCTGGGCTACCGGGTGGCTACCGGGAACCAGGTGGTATGGGATGTAAAAGAAGCAAAATGGGAAAGCTACAGGCCGGGGGAAACCGTAGACTGGGACGACACTTGTATAGCCTGCCACGTAACCGGCTTCAACGGCAACACCGGAGAAAATGTAATATTCCAAGACCACGGTATAGGGTGCGAATCCTGCCACGGGCCGGGCAGCAAGCATAGCAAACACCCGGGAGAAGGGAACATTATAAACCCGGGTAAACTCGACCAGGACCGGGCCATAGAAGTATGCGGGCAGTGCCATGCCCGGGGGATAAACAAAGACGGGGTCAGAGAAGATGCCTACGGATTCATCCCGGGACAAATCCTGGCCGAGACTTTCACCGTTTTAGACAAAATCAACGATGACGGGACCTACTTCTGGCCGGACGGGACCGCCAAAGGCAACCACATGCAATACCAGGACTTTCTTCTGAGCAAGCACTACCTGACGGGGATAATGACCTGTAACACCTGCCACGATTCTCACGGGTTAAGCGACGATGGCAGGCCGTTGAAACTGACCTTACAGCAGACCTGCGGTACTTGTCACGGGCAGGTATTAGACATTGATCGTTACATGCCGTACACGGCTGTCAGTATTAATGAATACGATATCAGGTCCCATGCTTTTAAGGAGGACTACTTTTATCCAGCGGCGGTCGATAATCCGAGCCTGGATTAAGGGAAAGCATAACCAAATCTTTAACGTCGAAGGGACAGATACTTATGAAATGGACGACATTGATATTGCTTGGCATAGTTATTTTCCTGCTGTTTTTGTGGCAGCCCTCGGTGCCTAAACCGGCCCCCGTAAGAACTGAACCGGAAAGCTCTCCGGCAGTCGCTGTCCGGGAACCTTTTTATCGCATCGAGGCTCGGCTGGAAGGTGAAAGGCGACTGGAAGTCCGTCAGCAGGTGGAATTTACTTATTCCGGCGGCGGTCGGGTCCGCTTTCATTTCTGGCCTCTGGCGTTTTCCCGGGAAGATACCACTCCTGCACCGCCCGAAGCCTACCCTTACGGCTTTGATGCGGGAGCGGTAGATTTGCATACGGTAACTACGGGAGGCCAAAAGGTCGACCCGGAAATAGAAGGGGTATTAATTACCGTTCCTTTAACCGGATTAGACTTGGGAGAAAAAGCTACTGTGACCTTTGAGTATACTTTGGAAGTTCCCCGGGTCAGATATCGCTACGGTTATGCCGACCATATCCTCAACTTGGGTAACTGGTTTCCGATCTTGGCTCCGGAAGGGCACGAAAGTACGAAATACCCTCCGGTAGGTGATCCTTTTACCAGCCTGGTTGGTAACTATGAAGTGAAAATCACTGTTCCGCAAAAGAAAATAGTGGCAGCCGGTACTTCCGGGGAGGAACAAACTCACAAGGATGAAACGAAAACTATAGTTTTTCAAGGGAACAACATGCGGGACTTTGCCCTGGTGATATCTTCGGATTTTGTGGTGGCCAGACGCCAGGTGGACGGCGTAGTGGTTTACGCTTATAGCCCGGAAGGCTTCAATCATGTCCGTAGGCTGGTAAATACGGCGGTCGATGTGCTGCAGTATTATGCAGCAGTTTTCGGCCCTTATCCCTATCCGTCCCTGGCGGTGGCGGAGACTTCCCTGTACCCTCTTCAGGGAATGGAATACCCCGGCCTGGTGATGATTTCCAGCCGCGAAGTAATTACTCCGAAGAGGCTCCAGTGGATATTGGCCCATGAGATTGCCCACCAGTGGTGGTATGGGGCAGTGGGCAACGACCAGCTTCAGGAGCCCTGGATTGACGAGGGACTGGCTACCTACTCCGCCTATCTTTATATGGAAAACCTGTACGGAAAAGAAAACGTGGAAAAGCCTTGGGAAAGGAAAGAGACACAAGCGGCCCTGCTAGACTTCTACCAGCCGGTTACTGCCTTCCAGGAACGGACGCAGTACATAGATACAGTTTATCACGGGGCTGCTCTCTACTGGGACACCCTGGAACAATTTGTGGGCCGGGAAAAGGTACTAAGGCTCCTAAAGGAACTGTACCATAAATACCGGTTTAAGATCATTAATGGAAAGGAAATGATGAATTTCGTTGCCAATTATAAGTGAAAACCATGATATTTTAACCACCGTTAAAGGTGGTTATTTATGTCTAAACCTAAAACTTAAAAAAGGATTAGTAATTCATGAGAGGAATAAAGGCGCACCACGGCAGAAGTCACTTGTAGTGGCTTATCAATACTGATAGAATATATTTAGTGTTCGACTGGTGAAATCAAAGTTATGCAGGAGGTTACATATGTTCCGGCAGTGGTACAGGGCAATTCTGGTTGGAGTAGTGGGAGTGGCGGTGATCGTTTCTCTTTTTCTGGCCTGGCAGCGTCACCAGGTGGAAAGAGAGAACCGTACGGTGGAAGTGGCAGTAGATTATCAACAGGTAAAAGAACTGGCTGCTTTCAAGAACATGAAAGAAAGGGAAGTTTTGGAACTCCTCAAGGGGAAGGGAGTTACGGGAGTACTTTTTAAAGAACAGACACTGGTCGATCTGGAGGAACAGGGGCAGGCCTGGACCACGAGCGGTTCCCGGCTGGCAGTCGACCCGGGTTACCGTTCTTTGCCTTTAAGAATGGAATATACCTATTTTTTGACGCGGGACGCTGAGACTTACCGGAGGCTTTATGAACAGCTCAAGGCCAAGACCAGCTTGGTGGATACATTTTGGGTGGATACGGAGGGAGTGTACCTGGTGGGAAGTCCCCTTCCCAGTAATGTTTTAAAGGAATATGGTTTGGGGTTTCCCGAACGGGCGCTGCGTATGACGCGAGAATTAGGCCTTAATGCGCTGGTGCAGATAAAAAATTGGCCGGAAGTTACCGATTACAGCATTCGTGCCTCTTTGCAGGCCCTAGAAGGTTACGAGCATATTTCCGCTGTTCTATTTAACGACCGAATCCTGCCCGGCTACCCGGATAAGCTGAATGTTCTGGCGGATGAGGTGCGGCGTTTCAATGCTCCCGTGGGCCTGATAGAGTTTTATACCCAACAGGGGTTAAGCAGGCTGGCCTGGAAGCTAGATAAAAACGCCGTGCGGCTTCATTCTATATCTCAAAGTGAGCTGGGAAAGATGTCGCCTCGCCAGGCTATCGATCGGTATTTACTGGCGGTTACAGACCGCAACGTACGCGTTCTTTTTGTTCGCTTTTTTTCTCCTTTGAAGACTAAGGATTGGCTGGAAGATAATCTAAATTATATCGGGCAGCTTACCGAAACATTGAAGAAGAGAGGATTTGAACTGGGAGCGGCCAGGCCGTTCAGGCCTCTTCCCGTTTCCCGTATTTGGCTTTTTTGCATCGGGTTAGGTGGTATAGCGGGAGGAATGTTGCTGCTGGAACTTATTGGTTGGAGCCGATTATCATTGCTGCTGGGAGGATTGGCAGTGCTGGTTTGGGCAATCCTTCTGGCCGGAGGGCAAGTGGCCATGGGTCGTAAAATTATGGCTTTAGGTATCAGTGTGGTATTTCCTACCCTGGCGGTTGCCGGGCTGCTGGGACAGAAACCGTCCGGCATTTGGCGGAGCGTAGGCTTACTGGTATTAACTTCGCTGACTTCGATGGCAGGAGCATTTCTGATTGTGGGATTACTGCGGGACGTGGGTTTTATGCTTAAGCTGGACCAGTTCGCTGGCGTTAAGCTGTCTTTTTTGGCCCCTCCCCTGTTGCTGTTCTTCGTTTTCCTGATTAAGTACAGGGAGAAAGAATGGTTAAAGTGGTTTTATGATTTTTTGGAGAAACCAGTTACGGTTAAGCTTGTTTTATTATTTGGTTTTCTGGCTCTGGTAGGAGTTGTTTACATAAACCGTTCGGGTAATGAAACGGCTCTGGTCAGCGGGATTGAACTTAAAGTGAGGTCGTTACTGCAGGAAATACTGATTGCCCGGCCGCGGACCAAGGAATTTTTAATAGGGCATCCTTTACTACTCACGTTATTCTATTTGGGTTATCGGGAAAGATGGCTGCCTTTACTTCTTTTGGGCAGCATCGGCCAGGTATCGCTGATCAATACCTTTGCTCATATACATACGCCTCTGGCGGTTTCTCTGCTGCGGACCTTCAACGGCCTGTGGTTAGGAATAATAGCAGGTTTGATATTAATAGCCCTGTACCGTCGATTTGCAGACCTGGGGAGCAGGTATAGATATGAAAAAGAGTAAAGTAGTAATATCAGGCTATTACGGCTTTGACAACACGGGAGACGAAGCTGTCCTTTACAGTATGATCAGGCAGCTTCGGGAATTGGTGCCGGAATTGGAGATAACGGTGCTGTCCCACCGGCCAGAGAAGACGATGGCGAGTCATGATGTGAGGGCAGTCAACCGTTGGAGTCTACTCCAGGTGATTAGGGCTGTCAGCCGGGCTGACCTAGTGTTGAGCGGAGGAGGCAGTCTGCTGCAGGATGTGACGGGAATAAAGAGCCTCTTGTATTATCTGGGAGTTATAGCAGTTGCCCGCCTGTTGGGAAAACGGGTGATGATATATGCCCAGGGAATCGGACCTATTAATACCTTGCCGGGCAAATGGCTGACACGGTTGGCAGTAAACCGGGTTGACCTGATTACCGTAAGGGATGAGGAATCCGGCCTTTTTTTAAAACAGTTGGGCGTAACCAGACCATCGATAAAGGTGACCGCAGATCCGGTTTTGGGGCTAGATTCCGACCGAATTCAAAGCGTTTCTTTTGCAGGGTTGTTCCCAAATCTGATGGAGAAAGGGGCCCCGTTGGCCGGTATTTCCGTCCGGAAATGGAAGGGATGGGAAGAAGCCAGATTAATTTTTGCCCGGGTTGGCGACCGTTTGGTAGAGCGAGGGTGGAAGGTTATTTTTTTGCCCATGCATTTTCCCGAGGATTTAAATGCCTGCCGGGAAACTGCTTCGTTAATGAAAGAGGACTCCGCCATATTGGAACAGCAGCCTTCCGTTGAAACTCTTCTAGGGATAATGCAGGGGATGGATTTAGTAATCGGTATGAGGCTGCATGCTCTGATTTTGGCTGCAGTGGCACGGGTTCCCATCATAGGAGTTTCTTATGATCCCAAAATAGACAGTTTTATAAAAATGACTGGTCAGATCAATGCCGGCAGGGTAGAAGAGATTACTCCGGAACAACTGGTGAAGGCGGTCGAATGGGGGTTAGACAGGCGAGAAGAATTGAAGGAGAGACTGGAGCATGTTCTGCCTGATTTAAGGTACCGGGCCCGGGAAAACACTCGACAGGCAGTCCGTCTTTTAACCGGGCGTTAGCGGGGGGTTTTTGATGTCCCAGGGAGAACAAATTGCCCGGGCAGCGGGCGTAGTTTTGGTTATGAATCTTTTGAGCAGAGCATTGGGATTTGTCAGGGACGCGGCTATCGCGTATCGGTTTGGGGCCGGCAAGGCGACTGACGCTTACATGGTGGCCTATACCTGGCCCTACTTGATACAGGCGGTACTGGGCTTTGCGCTGGTCTCGGCGGTAGTGCCCGTATTCACCGGGTATCTGGTGAAAGACAGGAAACAGGAGGCGTGGCGGGCAGGGAGCAACCTGCTGAATTTGGCGGCTGTTTTATTGACCGGTATAAGTATAGCCGGGATTTTAGGGTCGCCGGGGTTAGTGAAAATTACCGCTCCGGGTTTTTCGACGGAGCAGACCAAATTGACGATTGAGCTTACTCGAATAATGTTTCCGTCGGTACTTTTTATGGGGCTGGGCATGCTGGTAACGGGTATGCTTAACGCCCACCGTTATTTTGCCGTGCCGGCTTTTGCTCCCGGGTTCACGAATATTATAATTATCGTTACGGTTCTGTTTTTCGCTGAAGATTTTAATGTCCACCGGTTGGCTCTTGGTACTTTAATAGGTTTTATAGGCTTCTTGCTGATCCAGATTCCCGCGTTGGTGCGATTAGGATTTCAGTACAGTTTCAGTTTTGATTGGCGCCACCCGGCGGTGCAGAAAATCTTTTGGACCGTAGGACCGGTTATTTTGGGTATTTCGGTAAATCAGATTTATCTGGCTTTAAACAGGGTTTTTGCTTCTGGGTTACCGCCGGGAAGCCTTTCCGCGTTGGAATATGCGTACCGTTTGATGTCTTTACCTTTGGGAATTTTTGTGGCTGCTGTTTCCACGGCTATTTTTCCCGCTATGGCGGAGCAGGCGATCGGCAAAAAAAACCGGGAGTTATCGACAACTTTAGTTCAAGGTCTGGGCATGGTATTGGTGGTGGCCGTACCGGCAGCGGTAGGACTGGCGGTGTTGCGGGAACCGCTGGTACGCCTGCTATTGGAAAGGGGTGCTTTTGACCGGAGGGCAACCCTATTTACCGCAAGTGCCCTGCTGTACTTCGCCGGGGGATTGATACCACTAGCTTTTAATATGATAATTACGCGGGCTTACTATGCCCTGGATGATGCCCGTACGCCTGTAGTTACGGGACTGCTTTCTGTAGGCATAAACGTCATTTTGAGTATGATTTTTCTGCCCGTTATGGCCCATACCGGTCTGGCCCTGGCTAATTCGCTGGCTGCTGCTGCTAACAGTTTATTGCTTTACCGTGGTCTTAGAAAACACTTGGGGCGTCTTCCCGACCGTCGGATAGGAAAATCTCTGGCCGGAACAGGGGCGGCTTCCCTTGCAATGGCGGTGGTAGTATTTAAAGTTTCCGGAGCAATAAGAACCTGGTCCGGATTGGCAGGTATGAAATTACTGTTGGCGGAGGTAGGTGTGGGGATTATCACCGGGGTGATTTGTTTTGGGTTTCTGGCGGCAATGCTTAGGGTGAAAGAGGTGGAATTGTTAATGCATACCCTTCTGCGAGCGAGACCATTTCCTAGAAAATAATTCCGAGAAAGAGGTTGAAAGGATTCGTAAGCCCTTTGTAGAATTAGTAACATTATTGTCTAGGAGGAGTAGATGATGGATATAAATGAGATTCGAAAAATTATTCCTCACCGTTATCCTTTTTTACTGGTGGACCGGATTGTGGAGCTGGAAAAAGGGAAAAGAGCGATAGGGATTAAAAACGTAACCATCAATGAGCCTTTCTTTCAGGGGCATTTTCCCGACTATCCGATTATGCCGGGGGTGCTTATTATCGAGGCTTTGGCCCAAGTGGGTGCGGTGGCTATCTTGAGCATGCCGGAGTTTGCCGGGAAGATTGCCCTTTTTGCTGGAATTGACAAAGTGCGATTCCGGCGGCAGGTTATGCCTGGAGACCAGTTAAGGTTAGAAGTAGAAATTTTAAAAGTCCGGGGAAAAGTAGGCAAGGGCTTTGGTAAAGCTCTGGTAGGAGAGGAAATTGCAGCAGAGGGAGAGTTGATGTTCGCCATTAGCCAGTAATAGTCTTGGAGTAATGGCATCTACGGGGGAGGGAAACATATTGATACCGTTATCTACCGTTGCAGCGATGGTGGCCGCTTTTGGGATTGCCTTACTGGTGACGCCCTTTATAAGAAAAGTGGCCATCAGCATGGGAGCGGTGGACATTCCGAACGAGAGGAAAATACATAAGGAGCCTATGCCACGAATGGGCGGTCTGGCCCTATATCTGGCTTTTGTGATTCCGGTATTGCTTATCCAACCTCTGGACCGGCCGCTTATGGGTCTGGTAGCAGGTGGTTCCATTATACTGGTATTGGGTCTGGCTGATGATTTTTTCGGTATTTCACCGTCGGTTAAGCTGCTGGGACAGGTTATAGGCGCCCTGGTTCTCGTTTTCTTCGGTGTGCAGGTGGATTTTTTGACTAACCCCTTTGACGGGATGATTTTCTTGGGCAAACTGGCGGTTCCGGTAACTATCTTTTGGGTTATTGGAATCACTAATGCTGTTAACTTGATTGATGGTTTGGACGGGCTGGCTTCCGGAACGTCTGCTATTGCTGCCGTTACCGTAGCGGTAGTTGCCATGGCAGAAGGACAGGTACAGGTAGGCTACTATGCTTTGATTTTGGCGGCGGCTGTTCTCGGTTTTCTGCGTTATAATTTCTTTCCGGCCAAGATATTTATGGGTGACAGCGGGTCACTGTTTCTGGGATTTAATCTGGCGGCACTCGCGGTTATGGGACTGACTAAAGGAGCAACTATAATTTCTTTGTTTGTTCCGGTGCTTATTCTGGGCATCCCCATTTTGGACACTTTTTTTGCTATCCTTCGCCGTTATATTAGCGGCCGGTCTATTTTCCAGGCCGACAGGGAGCACCTGCATCATCGCTTGCTGGAAGTTGGTCTCTCCCACCGGCAGGCGGTACTGGTCATATACGCATTAAATGGTATTTTAGGAGCAAGTGCGATACTTTTAACCCGTTTAACTACGGATCAGGGAGTAATCATTTTGATAGGCATTGTAATGCTGGTTTTCTTGGGAGCCGACCGCCTTGGTGTCCTCCGCAGCAAATCGCCGCTCAAAGGCTCTTCCGTGCGCACCTCAACGATCAGTCGGGTGCTGAAAAAATATTTCAGCGGTTGATTTTAAGAGGGAGGCAGGATGAGGTATCATGACGGGCAGGAAAGGGTTAATTTGGGTTGCGTTACTGGTGGGAATGCTGTTGCTTCTTTGGATAGGTACTGCTGCCCAGGCAGATTCCATAGATACGACACCCGGTTCATATAATGACCCGGTAGTGGCTCAAAGCTACGTGGAGAAAGCAGTAGAAGAAAATGTGGAGCAACTTAAAAAAGAAATCGAAAACCTGCAAGCCCGCCTGCAGGCTTTGGCGGAGGAAGTAGCCCGGTTGGAAGCCCTGGTCGGCAGATGAGAGAGAAAAAAGCCTTCTTTCAAGAGGGCTTTTTTCTTTGAACGGCTCTTGCATATAATGATGGTATAGCATAAAATGCTAACGAGAAGAGGTTAGCAGGTTGGGAACGGGGAGGAGACAGGTTGGAAAGACAAGACCTTTTGGAACGCTTACAACAGTCGAATTTGAGTCCTTCGGAATTAATAGAACTGTTGCGGGAAGCAGCGCAGTATCCGGATGAGGAAGTTTGCCGTGCCGTTTTTTCTTTTGTACGTCATCCCGACTATTTAGTCCGTACGCGGGCCTTTATCACTCTCAACCAAATAGCACACCCCGGCATTATACCGGACCTTCTGGAGTATTTGCGAGAAGAGAAAGATGAAGAATTTCGCCTGCGCTGTCTGGAGGTTTTTCACAGCCTGGGCGACCCGGCTGCGGTTAAACCTTTAACCGGTTTTATTCATGACCAAGATCCGATATTCATTCGAGGCTTGGTATGGACCATAGGTTCCATCGGAGGCGAGGAAGCAGTTCGGTTCCTGCTGGAGTATGGATCAAGCCCTGCCGGGCGCCTGGTAAAGCGGGAAATCGTGGGTGAGGCTATCGGTATGGCTTTGGAGAAGGTACCGCAGGGGCAGAAATTATTGCAGGAACTGGCTGCACAGAATATGCGCATAGCCCGTTATCTTGACTGGCTTCCTATACGTGGTAGAGAAAAGGCCCGTTTTAGCGTTTACCCGGCTCCCGATTATTTTCGTCAATGTGCCAAAGCCAGGGGTTTAGATTACCGGGAATATAAGAAACTGTTGTAAAGGCAATTTTTCATAGCCCAGGGGAAATGAGGGTCAAGATTGCGGTGGAAACAAGCTAGGTTTTTATTAACATATTGGGTTCCTGTATTTCTCTACATGGGAGTTATTTTTTACTTCTCTTCCAAAACGGGAGAAGAGGTTTCCTTTGTAACCATTCCCGACTATTTTTCCCACGGGCTTGAATATATGGGGCTGAGTTACCTTTTATTCAGAGCCTTACATAATACCGCACCGGATTTACCTACGGGGAAGATTGCCGCCTGGGCGGTAGCTATAAGCATTTTTTACGGTATCACCGATGAAATTCACCAGTATTTTGTGCCGGGCAGGACCAGTGCCATTAGCGATTTACTGGCTGACGCAGTAGGGGCAGTGTCAGCCCAGGTTCTGAGGCTTTATTTGTTTAAGGTTAAAAGGTAAAAAAAAAAATTAAAAAAAACTGCAAGATTTTTTGTTTGCGTATCGTATATATTAGTGAACAATCCTTTATGCAGACAGCTCGGGTGTTCATCAGGCCCCGACACCCGGGCTGGCGTTTACAAAAATATATTGACAGCATACACCCCGCCTAGGTATAATTAAAAACAACAGGTTGGGGTGGTACTTTTGGGGAACAGTAGTAAAATTCGAGGACGAGGGCGAACAACTGAATTAACGGGTATTGACAAGTACGGCCGTCGTCTGAGACAATTGCGTAAAAAAAAAAAACTTTTCGCTGCAAGAACTAGCTGCTATTTTGGGAATATCTGAAGAAACAATGAGTCTAATAGAACGGGGCAAAAGTGATAAATTAAAACTGGATGACTGGCTGCTTTTAGCAAACATTTTTGAAGTGCCACTTTGCTACTTCTTAATTGATAACGACCGTGAAGCTAGGCTCCTAATAGAATAGGTGGGTCATTTTTTAACCATGGTTGTTTTCTAATATATAGTAATAGCTAACAAATTTCAAGAGGACCTTCTTGGTTCTTCTT from Calderihabitans maritimus encodes the following:
- a CDS encoding VanZ family protein yields the protein MRWKQARFLLTYWVPVFLYMGVIFYFSSKTGEEVSFVTIPDYFSHGLEYMGLSYLLFRALHNTAPDLPTGKIAAWAVAISIFYGITDEIHQYFVPGRTSAISDLLADAVGAVSAQVLRLYLFKVKR